In the genome of Bosea sp. ANAM02, the window GCGCCTGCCGCTGGCGCGCGCCCGCGCCAACGCCTTCAAGACGGATTGGGCGAACTACACTCCGCCGAAGCCGAGCTTCCTGGGCACGCGGACCTTCCGCACCTACGACATCGCCGATCTCGTGCCGGTGATCGACTGGACGCCGTTCTTCCAGACCTGGGAGCTGAAGGGCCGCTTCCCCGCGATTCTGCAGGACGAGAAGCAGGGCGAGGCGGCGCGCGCGCTCTGGGACGACGCGCAGGCGATGCTGAAGCGCGTCGTCGAGGAGCGCTGGTTCAACCCGAAGGCTGTGATCGGCTTCTGGCCGGCCAATGCCGTCGGCGACGATATCCGGCTCTATACCGGCGAGAGCCGGCAGGAAGAGCTCGCGACCTTCCACGGCTTGCGCCAGCAACTCTCGAAGCGCGACGGCAAGCCGAACATGTGCCTGTCCGATTTCGTCGCGCCGGAAGGTATTGCGCCGGACTATATCGGCACCTTCGTCGTCACGGCGGGCGCCGAGGAAGAGCGCATCTCCGAGAAGTTCGCGCGCGATAACGACGATTACCGCTCGATCATGGTCAAGGCGCTGGCGGACCGGTTCGCCGAAGCCTTTGCCGAGCGGATGCACCAGCTCGTGCGCAAGGAGTTCTGGGGCTATGCGCCGGACGAGACCTTCACGAATGACGAGCTGATCCGCGAGGAATATCGCGGCATCCGTCCGGCGCCGGGCTATCCGGCCCAGCCCGACCATACTGAGAAGGAGACGCTGTTCCGGCTGCTGGAGGCGGAGCGCCGCGTCGGCGTGAAGCTGACCGAAAGCTATGCGATGTGGCCGGGCTCCTCGGTCTCCGGGCTCTATTTCGCGCATCCGGAGGCGTATTATTTCGGCGTCGCCAAGGTCGAGCGCGATCAGGTCGAGGATTATGCCGCACGCAAGGGCATGACGATCGAAGAGGTCGAGCGCTGGCTCGCGCCGATCCTCAACTACGACACGTCAGGCTATCGCCTGCAGGCGGCGGAATAGTTGGGCTGGCGGGAGAGGCGGCATTGCATCTCCCGCCCTCATCCTGAGGAGCGAGCTGGGGGCTCGCGTCTCGAAGGATGGTCCAGATCGCTCTGGAGCCTCTTGAAACATCCTTCGAGACGCATTCTTTCAGAATGGCTCCTCAGGACGAGGGCTCGGGGGAACGACTGTGACGACGACCGACGAGACAAGGCTGATCCGCAAGGCAGTGGCGGCGGATGAACCGCGCATCCGTGCGATCCGTATGGGCGTGCGCGAGAACATCCTCAGCGACCCCACGAAGGTCACGGACGAGGATGTCGCCTGGTATCGCGAGCAGGCGATCTTCCTTGTCGCTGAAGAGGCGGGCGAGATCGCGGGATTCGCCTGCGCCAACCATCAGACCGGGCTGATCTGGGCCCTGTTCATCGATCCCGCGCTGGAGGGGCGGGGCCATGGCCGCGCGCTGATCGATGCGGCTCTGGCTGGATTGAAGGTTGCGGGCCATGCCCAGGCCTGGCTCGAAACCGGGGCGGGCACGCGAGCGGAGCGCTTCTATGTCCGCCATGGCTGGCGCGATATGGGCCGAGGCCTCGACGGGCAGATCGTCTTCACCCGGCTGCTGTGAGAGCGGCCCGGAGGCTGCCGGCGTATGTCAGCCGGCGAGCGCGACCCGGCTGACGGCCGTCACCGGCCCGTCGAAGACGCGAACGCAATCGCCGCCGGCCATGCCGGCGACCTGAAGCGCGGCTTCTGCCTCGGCGAAGATCTCGTTCTGCTCGCGATAGCCCTCCGGCGTCAGCAGGGCCGCGCCGATCGAGAGCGTGAAATCGATGACGTGATGGCCGCGCGACATCGGGCGGCACAGCAATTTGCGCGTGCCCGACAGCATCGAGGCGAGATAGCCCTTGTCGCCGGGCATGCGCAGCAGCAGGGCGAACGCGCCGGGGCCGGTCTGGTCGATGGCCAGCGCGTCCGGGAACAGCCGGCGCAGCCGCTCGCCGAAATGGCGGATCACGTCGTCGCCCGCAGCCTGGCCGTAATTCTCGACGAGCGTCGCGAACCTGTCGATGCCGAAGATCGCGAGAGCGAAGCGCTCGGGCTCGCGACCGCGCTCGTGCCTGAACTGGCGCAAGGCATCGCTGAAGCTGCGACGCGCCGTCAGGCTCGTCGAGGCATTGGCTCGCATGAGCGAGGCGGTCTCGCTCCACAGCCCCTTCTCGGCGGTGACGTCCTGTTTCGAGCCGAAGATGCGGATCGGCCGGCCGTGTTCATGACCCACGCCGACGATGAGGCGCATCCAGCGCTTCTCGCCACTCGCCGCCCTGATCCGGCAATCCAGCGCGAACCCCTGACCGGTGCCGATCGCCTTGCTGCGCGCCTGGTTCATCTCGCGACGCGAGCGCTCCTCGTAGAGGTCAAGCGTGGCGCTGCGATAGATGGCGGATCCGCGCTGCAGGCCGAACAGGTCGTAGACGCCGTCGGTCCAGCTCAGCGATTCCGTGGCGAGATTGCATTCCCAGGCGCCGACGGCGGCGGCCGCGAGCGCGCGATCATAGTGAGGCTGCGTTGCCGCGGTAAGCTGCTGGCTGTTCACGGGTCCGCCTCCTGACTGCCTCAAGGGCAGCCTAGGGCCGGTCGGGTTAAGCGACCCTTGCGCGCGGCCGGAAAATCCGCCGCCTCACTCGCGCCGGAGCGCCTCGATCGGATCAAGCCTGGCCGCCCGGCGCGCCGGGTAGAAGCCGAAGAACACGCCGATCAGCCCGGAGACGCCGACCGCGATCAGGATCGTCTCGAGCGAGATCACCGAAGGCCAGCCGGCGACATGGGCGATGGTCAGCGCCGCCGCGATGCCGAGCCCGACGCCGACCGCGCCGCCGATCGTGGCGAGCGTCGTCGCCTCGATCAGGAACTGGGTCAGCACGGCGCTCTGGCGGGCGCCGACCGCGAGTCTCAAGCCGATCTCGCGGGTGCGCTCGGTCACCGAGACCAGCATGATGTTCATGATGCCGATGCCACCGACGAGCAACGAGACGGCTGCGACCGCGGCCAGCAGCCAGGAGAGGGTGTTGGCGGCGGCGGTCGCGGTATTGGCGATCTCGGTGAGGTTGCGGACGATGAAATCGTCCTCCTGATCCTCCATCAGTCGGTGGCGCTGGCGCAGCAGGGCGGTGACCTCGGCGATGCCCGGCGCGATCGCTTCCTCGCTGGCGAACTTGACCATGATGCTCTGGACCGAGCGGTCGCGGGCATAGTTGCGCCCGACGATGCGACGCCGGCCGGTGTCGAGCGGCACGAAGATGACGTCGTCCTGGTCCTGCCCCAGCGCCGACTGCCCCTTGGGCGCCATCACGCCGATGACCTTGAAGGGCACGTTGCGGATGCGGAACTGCTGGTCGAGCGGGTTTTCCTCGCCGAAGAGGTTGCGCGCGACCGTCTGGCCGATCACGGCGACGATCTCGCCCTTGCGCAGTTCCTCGGGCTCGAACAGGCGGCCTGATCCGATCTCCCATTCGCGGGCGGTGAAGAAATCGAGATCGGTGGCGGTGATCTGGGTCGACCAGTTGGTGCCGGCATAGACCGCCTGCGCGCGGGTGACGAGGACGGGCGCGGCAGCGGTGACGTCCTCGACCTCGCGCAGGATCGCGGCCGCATCCTCGTCGGTGAGGGTGGAAGAGGCGCCGGCGCCGAGCCTGACGCCGCCCTGCGTGACGTTGCCGGACTGGATGATGGCGAGATTGGCGCCGAGCGACTTGATCTGGCCGGTGACGCGCGCCCGGGCGCCGGAGCCGATCGCAACCATGGCGATGACGGCGGCGACGCCGATGATGATGCCGAGCATCGTCAGGGCCGAGCGCAAGGCATTGGCGCCGATGGCCGAGAGGGCAGAGCGGATCGCTTCCAGAAGGCTCATGCGGCGGCCTCCGGCAGGCCGATGCCGACGTCGAAAGCGGCAAGCGCGGCGCGGGCGTCGGCGGGCTCCTGCCGGAGATCGCTGAGCAGGTGGCCGTCGCGGAAGCGGATCAGGCGCCTGGCATGGCGGGCGACCTCGGCGTCATGCGTGACGAGGACGACGGTGACGCCCTCGCGGTTCAGGTCCTGGAAGAGCGCGAGGATTTCCAGTGCGGTGCGGCTGTCGAGCGCGCCGGTCGGCTCGTCGGCGAGCAGGAGGCGCGGCTGGTTGACCAGCGCGCGGGCGATGGCGACGCGCTGCTGCTGGCCGCCGGAGAGCTGCATCGGGCGGTGATGGGCGCGCTCGGCGAGACCGACGCGGGCAAGCGCCGCAAGCGCGCGCCGCTTGCGCTCGGCGCGGGCGACGCCGGCATAGACCATCGGCAATTCGACATTGGCGCAGGCATCGATGCGCGGCAGCAGGTTGAACTGCTGGAAGACGAAGCCGAGCTTGCGGTTGCGCAACTCGGCGAGACCGTCGCCGGACAGCGTCTCGACCGCGACGCCGTCGAGCACGTAATGGCCGCCGCTCGGCCGGTCGAGGCAGCCGATCAGGTTCATGAAGGTCGACTTGCCCGAGCCGGACGGCCCCATCACCGCGACGAGATCGCCGGCCTCGATCGCCAGCGACACCCGGTCCAGCGCCGTGACGCGGCCGGAATCGAGGTCGTAGACGCGGGAGAGGTCGCGGGTTTCGATTAGGGGCATGGCATGTGTTCCGTCTTCCGAGACGAAGCCTCACCGTCATGCTCGCCCTTGTGGCGAGCATCCACGTCTTGAACACTGCGCTTCATCCACGGAGACGTGGATGGTCGGGACAAGCCCGACCATGACGTCGAGCGCTCGGCTCGGTCCTGGTGCCCGCTCATCAGAACAGCCGCGGCCCGCGGGGGCGGGGGGCGGCCGGCTCGGGTGCGGTCGTCAGGCGCGGGCCGCCGCCGGTCACGACCTGGACGCCGTCCTTGACCTCGCCGCCGAGCAGTTCGGTGAAGGCGCCGTCGGTGGGGCCGAGCATCACCGGGACCGGCTTGGGCTGGCCGGTTTCGTCGAGGATGTAGACGCGGCCGGGCACACCCTGGCGCGGCGCCCCGCGGCCCTCCTGCATGATCGCCTCGAACTTGGCGCGACGCTCGGGATCGAGCACGGCGCCGATCTTCTTGACGATTTCGCCCCGCGCCGTGCGGAAGGCGGCGCGCCGCTCCTCTGGTGACAAGCCCGCCATGGCTTCGCGATTGCTGCGACGCTCCCTCAGGATCCCCGCGATCGCCTGCTTCTGCTCGGGCGTCGGCTGCAACTCGGTCTCGATGCGCTCGCGCAGCGCATTGGCGGCGCGCGGGCCGCGCTCGCCGGCATCCGGGAGCGCCACGGGGCCGCTGCCTGCCGCAGTCGGGGCGCCCGCCGCACCGACGGGGCGGAAGCGCAGGGCGGCATTGGGTATGCGAAGCGCATCCGGCCGGTCCTCGGTCACGACCTGGAGATTGGCGGTCATGCCCGGCAGGAGCGCCATGTCGCGGTTTTCGACGCGGATGATGCCGGTATAGGTCACGACGTTCTGGATGGTCTGGGCGCCGAGCCGGACCATCTCGACCCGGCCCTGGAAATTGCGATTGGGATAGGCGTTGACGGTGAAGGAGACCGGCTGACCGGGCTTCAGCCGCCCGACATCGGCCTCGTCGATATTGGCGTAGATGTCGATGATGCGCAGGTCCTGCGCGATCTGGAACAGGGTCGGCGCCGAAAGCGAGGCAGCGACCGTCTGTCCGAGATCGACCTGGCGCTGGACGACGACGCCGTCGACCGGCGAGCGGATCTGCGTGCGTTCGAGATCAATCAGGATGTCGCGAAGCTTGGCGTCGCGGGCTGCGATCACCGCCCGGCCGGACTGAACCTGCCCCTCGGCGAGCTGGATATCGGCATCGAGCCCCTTGAGCTCGGCGCGGGCGGAGGCGAGCTGGGCCTCGTTCGAGGCGAGCGAAGCCGTCTGGACCTCGACCTGCGTGCGGGCCGTGTCGAGGTTCTGCTGCGAGCCGGTGCTGCGGTTGAAGAGCTGCTCCTGCCGCTCGAAGGTGCGCTTCGCATCGGCGAGCTGGGCGGAGGTGCGGGCGCGCTGGGCCTCGATATCGCGGATGGTGGAATCCGCCTTGATGCGGGCGGCGCGGGCGCGTTCCAACTGGGCGGTCTTGACGACGAGATCGGCCCTGGCCTGCTCGAGATCGGCCTGGGCGGCGTCGCGGCGCGTGCGGATCTGGTCGCTCTGCAGGCGGGCTACGACCTGGCCGGCCTTCACCTGCGAATTATAATCGGCGAGAACCTCGACGATCTGGCCGGAGAGCTGCGAGCCGACGAGGACGGTGGTGACCGGCGTCAGCGTGCCGGTGGCGCGCACGGCAGCGGTGATGCGGCCCCGGTCGAGCGTTGCGGTGCGATAGGGCGGCTCATTGGCATTGCCGCCGGCCGGGCGCAGCGCCCAATAGCCGCCGGCCGCCGCAAGCACGATCAGCCCGGTTCCGATCAGCCATCTGCGCAAGGTCGTTTCCCCGTCCCAGCCGCGCCTGAGCGCGAGCGGTAGAGAGCTTGCCAGAAAGCGGGCCGTCCGGCGAGTTAACTTCCTGCAATCTTTGACTTAGCCAGACTTCAGGCCGTGCGGCTCGCTTGCGTCGCGGCGAGCAGGTCGCGCAGCGTCGTGATCGTCGAGGAATCGGCGACGCCGTCGACCTTCTCCGGGCGCCAGTGGCGCTGGAAGGCGGCGACGACCGCCTCCAACTTCTCGTCGAAGACGCCGTCGACGGTGACGCCGTAGCCGAGCATGGCGAACATCGCCTGCAGGGCCTCGACCGGCTGGCCGCTCTCGCCACGGGCGAGGAAGCGTCCGCCGCGGATCGGGGCCGGTTCCGTCCAGAGGCCGACGCCCGCCTCGGCAAAGCGGCGCCACGGGAATTTCTCGCCGGGATCGATCTTGCGGCCCGGCGCGATGTCGGAATGGGCGAGCACGCGCTCAGGGGGGATGGACCAGCGCTCGCAGATGTCGCGGCAGAGGTTGAGCGTCGCCGCGATCTGCTCTTCGGGATAGTCGGGCAGGCCGCCGGGGTGGCCGGGATTGGCGATCTCGATGCCGATCGAACAGGAGTTGATGTCGGTCTCGCCGGCCCAGTGCGAGGCGCCGGCATGCCAGGCGCGGCGGCCTTCCGGCACGAGCTGGAGCGTGTGGCCGTTCTCGAAGACGAAATAATGCGAGGAGACCTGCGCCACCGGGTTGCAGAGCCATTGCAGCGCTTCGCCCGCGACCGGCATGCCGGTGTAGTGCAGGATCAGCATGTCCGGCCGGCGGCCGGGCGTCCCGTCCGCGTGCTTGCGCTCGCCATGGTTCGGCGAGGGAAAGACCTTCGCGGCGAAGCGGCTGTCGGGGGTGGCTGTATCGTGGGGCGATGTGTCGATCATGGGCTCGGCTGTAGCCTAGATTTGGAGAAGGATCGAACCCCGCCGTCATTCCGGGGCAGGCCGCAGGCCTGAGCCTGGAACCCATGAACACGACGCTTATCGCGTCATGGTCGGGCTTGTCCCGACCATCCACGTCTTCGCTGGTCGAAAGCCGTGTCCACGACGTGGATGCTCGCCACAAGGGCGAGCATGACGGGGCTGGAGCGGCGTCGCGTTCATGGGTCCGGACTCTTCGCTGGCGCGAAGCCCCGGAATGACAGAGCGCGGATCTCAAGCCGGCTCGGGTGCGAGGCTGCGGCTCATGCCGCGTTCCTTCTGGATCGCGTCCCAGGCAGCGTTGATGGCAGCGATCCGGCGCGTCGCGATGGCGATCGCCTCCTCGGGCAGGCCCCGGGCGATCTCGCGATCGGGATGGGTCTCGGCGACGAGGCGCCGGTAATGCCGCTTGAGCTCGGCGTCGTTCATCTCGCGGCTGGCGCCGAGCACGAGATAGGGATCGTCCGGCCGGCGGGCGTGGCGGGCCTCGATCCGGGCGAAGTCCGTCTCGGCGATGCCGAAAATGCCGGCGACGGCCTGGAGATAGGCGTGCTCGGCCTCGTGGATCGCGCCATCGGCGGCGGCGATCAGGAACAGGCCGTCGAGCACGTCCTCCAGCAGGGCAGGCTCGTCCTTGAAGGCGCCTGCGATCTGGGTGGCATAGGCCTCGAAGCCGGCGCTGGTCTGCTTGGCGAGAT includes:
- a CDS encoding diguanylate cyclase, translating into MNSQQLTAATQPHYDRALAAAAVGAWECNLATESLSWTDGVYDLFGLQRGSAIYRSATLDLYEERSRREMNQARSKAIGTGQGFALDCRIRAASGEKRWMRLIVGVGHEHGRPIRIFGSKQDVTAEKGLWSETASLMRANASTSLTARRSFSDALRQFRHERGREPERFALAIFGIDRFATLVENYGQAAGDDVIRHFGERLRRLFPDALAIDQTGPGAFALLLRMPGDKGYLASMLSGTRKLLCRPMSRGHHVIDFTLSIGAALLTPEGYREQNEIFAEAEAALQVAGMAGGDCVRVFDGPVTAVSRVALAG
- a CDS encoding N-acetylmuramoyl-L-alanine amidase, with amino-acid sequence MIDTSPHDTATPDSRFAAKVFPSPNHGERKHADGTPGRRPDMLILHYTGMPVAGEALQWLCNPVAQVSSHYFVFENGHTLQLVPEGRRAWHAGASHWAGETDINSCSIGIEIANPGHPGGLPDYPEEQIAATLNLCRDICERWSIPPERVLAHSDIAPGRKIDPGEKFPWRRFAEAGVGLWTEPAPIRGGRFLARGESGQPVEALQAMFAMLGYGVTVDGVFDEKLEAVVAAFQRHWRPEKVDGVADSSTITTLRDLLAATQASRTA
- a CDS encoding GNAT family N-acetyltransferase, whose protein sequence is MTTTDETRLIRKAVAADEPRIRAIRMGVRENILSDPTKVTDEDVAWYREQAIFLVAEEAGEIAGFACANHQTGLIWALFIDPALEGRGHGRALIDAALAGLKVAGHAQAWLETGAGTRAERFYVRHGWRDMGRGLDGQIVFTRLL
- a CDS encoding TerB family tellurite resistance protein, translated to MASSFWGALGGGGLGLVIGGPLGALVGALAGHVLVDREGAPFGPAPRELVFTTGLVALAAKMARSDGVVTCDEVTAFRRIVEVPPDQQQRIEALFDLAKQTSAGFEAYATQIAGAFKDEPALLEDVLDGLFLIAAADGAIHEAEHAYLQAVAGIFGIAETDFARIEARHARRPDDPYLVLGASREMNDAELKRHYRRLVAETHPDREIARGLPEEAIAIATRRIAAINAAWDAIQKERGMSRSLAPEPA
- a CDS encoding ABC transporter ATP-binding protein, with amino-acid sequence MPLIETRDLSRVYDLDSGRVTALDRVSLAIEAGDLVAVMGPSGSGKSTFMNLIGCLDRPSGGHYVLDGVAVETLSGDGLAELRNRKLGFVFQQFNLLPRIDACANVELPMVYAGVARAERKRRALAALARVGLAERAHHRPMQLSGGQQQRVAIARALVNQPRLLLADEPTGALDSRTALEILALFQDLNREGVTVVLVTHDAEVARHARRLIRFRDGHLLSDLRQEPADARAALAAFDVGIGLPEAAA
- a CDS encoding efflux RND transporter periplasmic adaptor subunit, translating into MRRWLIGTGLIVLAAAGGYWALRPAGGNANEPPYRTATLDRGRITAAVRATGTLTPVTTVLVGSQLSGQIVEVLADYNSQVKAGQVVARLQSDQIRTRRDAAQADLEQARADLVVKTAQLERARAARIKADSTIRDIEAQRARTSAQLADAKRTFERQEQLFNRSTGSQQNLDTARTQVEVQTASLASNEAQLASARAELKGLDADIQLAEGQVQSGRAVIAARDAKLRDILIDLERTQIRSPVDGVVVQRQVDLGQTVAASLSAPTLFQIAQDLRIIDIYANIDEADVGRLKPGQPVSFTVNAYPNRNFQGRVEMVRLGAQTIQNVVTYTGIIRVENRDMALLPGMTANLQVVTEDRPDALRIPNAALRFRPVGAAGAPTAAGSGPVALPDAGERGPRAANALRERIETELQPTPEQKQAIAGILRERRSNREAMAGLSPEERRAAFRTARGEIVKKIGAVLDPERRAKFEAIMQEGRGAPRQGVPGRVYILDETGQPKPVPVMLGPTDGAFTELLGGEVKDGVQVVTGGGPRLTTAPEPAAPRPRGPRLF
- a CDS encoding ABC transporter permease — its product is MSLLEAIRSALSAIGANALRSALTMLGIIIGVAAVIAMVAIGSGARARVTGQIKSLGANLAIIQSGNVTQGGVRLGAGASSTLTDEDAAAILREVEDVTAAAPVLVTRAQAVYAGTNWSTQITATDLDFFTAREWEIGSGRLFEPEELRKGEIVAVIGQTVARNLFGEENPLDQQFRIRNVPFKVIGVMAPKGQSALGQDQDDVIFVPLDTGRRRIVGRNYARDRSVQSIMVKFASEEAIAPGIAEVTALLRQRHRLMEDQEDDFIVRNLTEIANTATAAANTLSWLLAAVAAVSLLVGGIGIMNIMLVSVTERTREIGLRLAVGARQSAVLTQFLIEATTLATIGGAVGVGLGIAAALTIAHVAGWPSVISLETILIAVGVSGLIGVFFGFYPARRAARLDPIEALRRE